From the genome of Nakamurella flavida, one region includes:
- a CDS encoding tyrosine-protein phosphatase, which yields MPPADHATQTAPPGTVPAARDGVPPTRLSGTWNFRDLGGTPTADGRHIRPGVLFRAATLQALDERGRADLVALGIRTSYDLRGPREIARTGADTVPASVTVLVRPFNAEEDETPAHETHEEERESPRTPADGMRAYNASLPGSPNAQSSLAEYLRVLAGEGGTLVHCAAGKDRTGWAVAVALQIAGVDWPTIMADYLLSNDAVPELAAFMLAEYGPDTVTDPALLGVDSSYLQAAQDAMLAEFGSLDAYLEAIGLRPAEIHRLRDRLIV from the coding sequence ATGCCCCCCGCTGATCACGCCACGCAGACCGCCCCGCCCGGCACCGTTCCGGCCGCCCGGGACGGGGTGCCCCCCACCCGGCTGTCCGGCACCTGGAACTTCCGGGACCTGGGCGGTACCCCCACCGCCGACGGCCGGCACATCCGGCCGGGGGTGCTCTTCCGGGCGGCGACCCTGCAGGCCCTGGACGAGCGCGGCCGGGCCGATCTGGTCGCCCTCGGCATCCGCACCTCCTACGACCTGCGCGGCCCCCGGGAGATCGCCCGCACCGGGGCGGACACCGTGCCCGCTTCGGTCACCGTGCTCGTGCGACCGTTCAACGCCGAGGAGGACGAGACCCCCGCGCACGAGACGCACGAGGAGGAGCGGGAGAGCCCCCGCACCCCGGCGGACGGCATGCGCGCCTACAACGCGTCGCTACCCGGTTCGCCCAACGCCCAGTCCTCGCTGGCCGAGTACCTGCGCGTGCTCGCCGGGGAGGGCGGCACCCTGGTGCACTGCGCGGCCGGGAAGGATCGCACCGGCTGGGCGGTGGCCGTGGCCCTGCAGATCGCCGGGGTGGACTGGCCGACGATCATGGCCGACTACCTGCTCTCCAACGACGCGGTACCCGAGCTCGCGGCGTTCATGCTCGCCGAGTACGGCCCGGACACCGTCACCGACCCCGCCCTGCTGGGTGTGGACAGCAGCTACCTGCAGGCCGCCCAGGACGCGATGCTGGCCGAGTTCGGTTCCCTGGACGCCTATCTCGAGGCGATCGGGCTGCGGCCGGCGGAGATCCACCGACTGCGGGACCGGCTGATCGTCTGA
- a CDS encoding serine hydrolase domain-containing protein, with protein sequence MTVTRRQALVAGLAGAGALLAACGGEQPVPRTPTRSTVGLTTLSEPPASSELQTTTPVTSAAAGTVALDAATRTLLDGVFDAALTSTGVAGLSAAVWIGDQEWTRTAGYADLETQEPFDPAAHVRIASITKTFTATAVLILVDRGELALDDVLESYVPGIANGDRITVEDMLGMRSGVFDYTSDPGFLARFDADPTASWSDEQTVAVIRANPPAFAPGEQVVYADSNYALLGMVIEAVTAVPAGEFITSEVIERLDLPDTSYPTTTRIPDPHPTGYLPQGTLAAGQPFDNEADPPEIVDELNPALAGTAGAMISTLADLKVWGTELTDGSLLAPSTHAARLGAIRQITGQKINVGYGLGILGLNEFLGHDGAILGFSSVVMRRPETDTTIVMVANESTNSTTPTFEAALEVIKALYPDQVR encoded by the coding sequence GTGACCGTGACCCGGCGCCAGGCCCTCGTCGCCGGCCTGGCCGGTGCCGGTGCCCTGCTCGCGGCCTGCGGCGGGGAGCAGCCCGTCCCGCGGACGCCGACCCGCTCCACCGTCGGGCTGACCACGCTGTCCGAGCCGCCCGCGTCCTCCGAGCTGCAGACCACCACCCCGGTCACCTCCGCCGCCGCAGGCACGGTCGCCCTGGACGCCGCGACCCGGACGCTGCTGGACGGGGTGTTCGACGCCGCACTGACCAGCACCGGGGTGGCCGGGCTGTCGGCAGCGGTGTGGATCGGCGACCAGGAGTGGACGCGCACCGCCGGCTATGCCGATCTGGAGACGCAGGAGCCCTTCGACCCGGCGGCCCACGTGCGCATCGCCAGCATCACCAAGACCTTCACGGCCACCGCCGTGCTCATCCTGGTCGACCGGGGTGAGCTCGCTCTCGACGACGTCCTGGAGTCGTACGTCCCCGGCATCGCGAACGGCGACCGGATCACCGTCGAGGACATGCTCGGCATGCGGTCGGGGGTCTTCGACTACACCTCCGATCCCGGGTTCCTGGCCCGCTTCGACGCCGATCCGACGGCATCCTGGTCCGACGAGCAGACCGTGGCCGTCATCCGGGCGAACCCGCCCGCCTTCGCGCCGGGGGAGCAGGTGGTCTACGCGGACTCCAACTACGCCCTGCTCGGCATGGTGATCGAGGCGGTGACCGCCGTGCCGGCCGGGGAGTTCATCACCAGCGAGGTGATCGAGCGGCTGGACCTGCCCGACACCAGCTACCCCACGACGACCCGCATCCCCGACCCGCACCCGACCGGTTACCTGCCGCAGGGCACCCTCGCCGCCGGGCAGCCGTTCGACAACGAGGCCGACCCGCCGGAGATCGTCGACGAGCTGAACCCCGCACTGGCCGGTACGGCCGGCGCGATGATCAGCACGCTGGCCGACCTGAAGGTCTGGGGGACCGAGCTGACCGACGGCAGCCTGCTGGCCCCGTCCACCCACGCCGCGCGGCTCGGGGCGATCCGGCAGATCACCGGGCAGAAGATCAACGTCGGGTACGGCCTGGGCATCCTCGGACTCAACGAGTTCCTCGGTCACGACGGCGCGATCCTCGGCTTCAGCTCGGTGGTGATGCGCCGCCCGGAGACCGACACCACCATCGTCATGGTCGCCAACGAGTCGACCAACAGCACCACGCCGACCTTCGAGGCCGCGCTCGAGGTGATCAAGGCGCTCTACCCCGACCAGGTGCGCTGA
- a CDS encoding adenine phosphoribosyltransferase: MTGGLPPGTAHRAGVALDTLVRVQQDFPIPGVLFRDLTAVLANAPALADVADALAWAEADVDLIAGIEARGFLLGAAAAVRRGLGVVAVRKPGKLPGAVLAEDYALEYGRGRLEMHPDDVPAGARVLIIDDVLATGGTAAAACRLIRRAGGIVAGISVAVELPALGGRAATGEVPLHALRAW, from the coding sequence ATGACCGGCGGACTGCCGCCCGGGACGGCGCACCGGGCGGGAGTCGCCCTGGACACCCTCGTCCGGGTGCAGCAGGACTTCCCGATCCCGGGTGTCCTCTTCCGCGACCTGACCGCCGTGCTGGCGAACGCTCCGGCCCTCGCCGACGTGGCCGACGCGCTGGCCTGGGCGGAAGCGGACGTCGATCTGATCGCCGGGATCGAGGCGCGCGGGTTCCTGCTCGGCGCCGCGGCCGCGGTGCGCCGGGGCCTGGGCGTCGTCGCCGTCCGCAAACCCGGCAAGCTGCCCGGCGCCGTCCTGGCCGAGGACTACGCCCTGGAGTACGGCCGCGGGCGCCTGGAGATGCATCCCGACGACGTCCCGGCCGGGGCCCGGGTGCTGATCATCGACGACGTGCTCGCCACCGGCGGAACCGCGGCGGCCGCCTGCCGGTTGATCCGCCGGGCCGGCGGGATCGTCGCCGGGATCTCGGTGGCCGTCGAGCTGCCCGCCCTGGGGGGTCGGGCCGCGACGGGCGAGGTCCCTCTGCACGCCCTGCGTGCCTGGTGA
- the secF gene encoding protein translocase subunit SecF produces the protein MPTPARSGSAPLGAAAADVTDPADPTDGVGAVGGATDEGLAPAKAAAARGGFFGRLSTGTGAFNILGPRRIYYMVSGFLVLASILLILFRGFTFGIDFAGGTRMDFAPPAGQQISTSQVAEVVNGAIGLEPDSVQTVGSRIQISTSALSVDQVTAAKNALVAAYNPDGGVSDSAVSETWGGEISQRALVAVIVFLVAVAAFLWIRYEKRVALGAVVSTLHDLVVTAGIYSLIGFEVTPATVIGLLTILGFSLYDTVVVYDKVQENTKGLTSLNRRTYPEAANLAINQTLMRSINTSLIALLPVAGLLVAGVAILGSGTLKDLALVQLVGMIVGAYSSVFVAVPIAVDMKLRDPAIKAHTARVLAKRKNEGLIVDADGDPIGRTAGTAVRQPVAATAPPAVGAGLAPSAAPRPGSRPVRPTGRSGRPSATARPTGKRGR, from the coding sequence GTGCCCACACCGGCCCGCTCCGGGTCGGCACCGCTGGGGGCCGCTGCGGCGGACGTCACCGATCCGGCCGATCCGACCGACGGTGTCGGCGCCGTAGGTGGGGCCACCGACGAGGGACTGGCCCCGGCCAAGGCGGCCGCGGCGCGCGGCGGGTTCTTCGGGCGGTTGTCCACCGGCACCGGTGCGTTCAACATCCTGGGGCCCCGGCGGATCTACTACATGGTCTCCGGATTCCTCGTCCTGGCCTCGATCCTGCTGATCCTGTTCCGTGGGTTCACCTTCGGCATCGACTTCGCCGGCGGTACCCGGATGGACTTCGCGCCACCCGCCGGGCAGCAGATCTCCACCTCCCAGGTCGCCGAGGTCGTCAACGGGGCCATCGGCCTGGAGCCGGACTCCGTGCAGACGGTGGGTTCGCGCATCCAGATCAGCACCTCGGCGCTCAGCGTCGACCAGGTGACCGCGGCGAAGAACGCGCTGGTCGCGGCCTACAACCCGGACGGCGGGGTGTCCGACTCCGCGGTCTCGGAGACCTGGGGCGGGGAGATCTCCCAGCGCGCCCTCGTCGCGGTGATCGTCTTCCTCGTCGCCGTCGCCGCGTTCCTCTGGATCCGGTACGAGAAGCGGGTCGCGCTCGGCGCCGTGGTGTCCACGCTGCACGACCTCGTCGTCACCGCGGGCATCTACTCGCTGATCGGGTTCGAGGTCACCCCGGCCACCGTCATCGGCCTGCTGACCATCCTCGGGTTCTCGCTGTACGACACCGTCGTGGTCTACGACAAGGTGCAGGAGAACACCAAGGGGTTGACCTCGCTGAACCGGCGGACCTACCCCGAGGCGGCGAACCTGGCCATCAACCAGACCCTGATGCGCTCGATCAACACCTCCTTGATCGCCCTCCTCCCGGTGGCCGGTCTGCTCGTCGCCGGCGTGGCCATCCTGGGCTCGGGGACGCTGAAGGACCTCGCCCTGGTGCAGCTGGTCGGCATGATCGTCGGTGCCTACTCGTCGGTCTTCGTCGCCGTCCCGATCGCGGTGGACATGAAGCTGCGGGATCCGGCCATCAAGGCGCACACCGCCCGGGTGCTCGCCAAGCGCAAGAACGAGGGCCTGATCGTGGACGCGGACGGCGACCCCATCGGCCGGACCGCCGGCACGGCCGTCCGCCAGCCCGTGGCCGCGACGGCGCCCCCGGCCGTCGGCGCCGGTCTCGCGCCCAGTGCCGCCCCGCGCCCGGGCTCCCGGCCGGTCCGGCCCACCGGCCGCAGCGGTCGGCCGTCCGCGACCGCCCGCCCGACCGGCAAGCGCGGGCGCTGA
- the secD gene encoding protein translocase subunit SecD: protein MATAARQFRPWRSILIFCIITAGLYGLVFLTPGSTTPKLGIDLQGGTRITLTARTLDGSEPSRTAMQQARTIMEGRVNGSGVAGAQIQIDGSRQLVITVPGNEDLNNLTRSAQLNIRPVAVDPSTSQPIVTVPGAALTPSTAPATGTDGAPATSGATSTTGEQVAPATTESPAAETPAAETPAAETPAAETPAAETPASQGLRADQGAVRAAPGSETPAAETPAAETAAVETPAATPSADGSLPATTVSATPPPTDASVTAASAAETSGSVAPTWPTGSDPANPTQPLPGDDASYQAWITSATTALPALTCEDLAPYRGLDDPAKPLLACSTEGDALYLLEPTLIPGTEIDTATAGFNAQRGLWTVNLNFKSAGYATWSSYTAGNIGKLTAMTLDGQVLSAPSINQAITTPGTEISGAFNQETANALANSLKFGALPLAFDRAESVNVSAQLGLEYLQAGLIAGGIGLLLVIIYCLVYYRMLGVVTILSLVLSFGLVYAILVLLGRWIGLSLDMAGVAGLIIAIGITADSFVIYFERLKDEVREGRSFRSAVPRGWVRAKRTILAADAVSFLSAAILYVLAVGEVKGFAFTLGLTTVLDLVVVFLVTHPLVHLASGSKAFASSKFSGLGGVAKAGARQRTAAARLAVKEA from the coding sequence GTGGCAACAGCAGCAAGGCAGTTCCGTCCGTGGCGATCGATCCTGATCTTCTGCATCATCACGGCGGGTCTGTACGGCCTGGTGTTCCTGACGCCGGGATCGACCACGCCCAAGCTCGGCATCGACCTGCAGGGCGGCACCCGGATCACCCTCACGGCCCGCACGCTCGACGGCTCCGAGCCCTCCCGCACGGCAATGCAGCAGGCCCGGACGATCATGGAGGGCCGGGTCAACGGCTCCGGTGTGGCCGGCGCCCAGATCCAGATCGACGGTTCCCGCCAGCTGGTCATCACCGTCCCGGGCAACGAGGACCTGAACAACCTCACCCGCAGCGCGCAGCTCAACATCCGGCCCGTGGCCGTCGACCCGTCGACCTCGCAGCCGATCGTCACCGTCCCGGGGGCGGCGTTAACCCCGTCGACGGCGCCCGCCACCGGTACCGACGGCGCCCCGGCCACCAGCGGTGCCACCTCGACCACCGGTGAACAGGTCGCCCCGGCCACCACCGAGAGCCCGGCTGCCGAGACTCCTGCTGCCGAGACTCCTGCTGCCGAGACTCCTGCCGCCGAGACTCCCGCGGCCGAGACCCCGGCCAGCCAGGGCCTGCGCGCCGACCAGGGTGCGGTCCGTGCCGCCCCCGGGAGCGAGACGCCCGCCGCCGAGACCCCGGCGGCCGAGACTGCGGCCGTCGAGACCCCCGCGGCGACCCCGTCCGCGGACGGCTCCTTGCCCGCCACCACCGTCTCGGCGACCCCACCGCCCACCGACGCCAGCGTCACCGCCGCGTCGGCCGCGGAGACCTCCGGCTCGGTGGCCCCCACCTGGCCCACCGGCAGCGACCCGGCCAACCCGACGCAGCCGCTCCCGGGAGATGACGCCTCGTACCAGGCCTGGATCACCTCGGCCACCACCGCTCTGCCCGCACTGACCTGCGAGGACCTGGCGCCGTACCGCGGGCTGGACGACCCGGCCAAGCCACTCCTGGCCTGCAGCACCGAGGGTGACGCGCTGTACCTGCTGGAGCCGACGCTCATCCCGGGCACGGAGATCGACACCGCCACCGCCGGGTTCAACGCCCAGCGCGGTCTGTGGACGGTCAACCTGAACTTCAAGTCGGCCGGGTACGCGACCTGGTCCTCCTACACCGCCGGAAACATCGGCAAGCTCACCGCGATGACGCTGGACGGCCAGGTGCTCAGTGCGCCCAGCATCAACCAGGCCATCACCACGCCGGGCACCGAGATCAGCGGGGCGTTCAACCAGGAGACGGCGAACGCCCTGGCCAACTCGCTGAAGTTCGGTGCGTTGCCGCTCGCCTTCGACCGCGCCGAGTCGGTGAACGTCAGTGCCCAGCTGGGCCTGGAGTACCTGCAGGCCGGGCTGATCGCCGGCGGAATCGGGCTGCTCCTGGTGATCATCTACTGCCTGGTCTACTACCGGATGCTCGGTGTGGTCACCATCCTGTCGCTGGTGCTCTCGTTCGGGTTGGTCTACGCCATCCTGGTGCTGCTCGGCCGGTGGATCGGGCTCAGCCTGGACATGGCCGGCGTCGCCGGTCTGATCATCGCCATCGGCATCACGGCGGACTCGTTCGTCATCTACTTCGAGCGACTCAAGGACGAGGTCCGCGAGGGCCGGTCCTTCCGGTCCGCGGTGCCGCGGGGTTGGGTGCGGGCCAAGCGCACCATCCTGGCCGCCGACGCCGTCTCGTTCCTGTCCGCCGCGATCCTGTACGTGCTGGCCGTCGGCGAGGTCAAGGGTTTCGCGTTCACCCTGGGCCTGACCACGGTGCTCGACCTCGTCGTCGTCTTCCTGGTGACCCACCCGCTCGTCCACCTGGCGTCCGGCTCCAAGGCCTTCGCCTCATCGAAGTTCTCCGGGTTGGGCGGTGTGGCCAAGGCCGGTGCCCGGCAACGGACCGCCGCGGCCCGTCTCGCTGTGAAGGAGGCCTGA
- the yajC gene encoding preprotein translocase subunit YajC: MEGLLLPVLLFAAFGFLMYSSVRKQKRQVAETRKMQDSLRIGARVMTTSGLHGEVTAVVDDTIELEIAPGVRTTWIRAAVREVIVPGPETELDEVSSFDSAPEDASSLGGSLNGSSFPDTYGTEPGARPAEPLDLRKDPTRRDS; the protein is encoded by the coding sequence ATGGAAGGCCTACTTCTGCCCGTGCTGCTCTTCGCGGCATTCGGCTTCCTGATGTACAGCAGTGTCCGCAAGCAGAAGCGTCAGGTCGCCGAGACCCGCAAGATGCAGGACTCGCTCCGCATCGGCGCCCGCGTGATGACCACGTCCGGTCTGCACGGTGAGGTGACCGCGGTCGTCGACGACACCATCGAGCTGGAGATCGCCCCCGGCGTGCGGACCACCTGGATCCGCGCCGCCGTGCGCGAGGTCATCGTGCCCGGCCCGGAGACCGAGCTCGACGAGGTCAGCTCGTTCGACTCCGCTCCCGAGGACGCGTCCTCCCTCGGCGGTTCGCTGAACGGCTCGTCCTTCCCGGACACCTACGGCACCGAGCCCGGAGCCCGACCGGCCGAGCCGCTCGACCTGCGCAAGGACCCCACGCGTCGCGACTCCTGA
- the ruvB gene encoding Holliday junction branch migration DNA helicase RuvB: protein MQPGEVPADGDVEASLRPRSLTEFVGQVRVREQLELVLSGAKLRGTPPDHILLAGPPGLGKTSLSMIIAAELGASLRLTSGPALERAGDLAAILSNLVEGDVLFIDEIHRIARPAEEMLYLAMEDFRVDVMVGKGPGATSIPLEIAPFTLVGATTRSGQLTSPLRDRFGFTAHMEFYTAAELTRVITRSATILEVDLRPDGATEIAGRSRGTPRIANRLLRRVRDYAQVRADGAITREVARAALAVYDVDVLGLDRLDRSVLTALCASFGGGPVGLTTLAVAVGEEASTVEEVCEPFLVRVGMLARTRQGRVATPAAWEHLGLTPRPGSPAAQDPLFDAGATDQD, encoded by the coding sequence ATGCAGCCGGGGGAGGTACCGGCCGACGGCGATGTCGAGGCGTCCCTACGGCCGCGGTCGCTCACCGAGTTCGTCGGCCAGGTGCGCGTCCGGGAGCAGTTGGAACTGGTCCTGTCCGGGGCGAAGCTGCGCGGCACCCCACCGGACCACATCCTGCTGGCCGGCCCGCCCGGCCTCGGCAAGACCAGCCTGTCGATGATCATCGCCGCCGAGCTGGGCGCGTCGCTGCGGTTGACGTCCGGGCCGGCGCTGGAACGGGCCGGCGATCTCGCCGCGATCCTGTCCAACCTGGTCGAGGGTGACGTCCTGTTCATCGACGAGATCCATCGCATCGCCCGCCCGGCCGAGGAGATGCTCTACCTGGCCATGGAGGACTTCCGGGTCGACGTCATGGTGGGCAAGGGCCCCGGGGCCACGTCCATCCCGTTGGAGATCGCCCCGTTCACCCTGGTCGGTGCGACCACCCGGTCGGGTCAGCTGACCAGCCCTCTGCGCGACCGGTTCGGTTTCACCGCGCACATGGAGTTCTACACGGCGGCCGAGCTGACCCGGGTGATCACCCGGAGCGCCACGATCCTCGAGGTCGACCTGCGGCCGGACGGGGCCACCGAGATCGCCGGCCGGTCCCGCGGCACCCCCCGGATCGCCAACCGGCTGCTCCGCCGGGTGCGCGACTACGCGCAGGTCAGAGCAGACGGGGCGATCACCAGGGAGGTCGCCCGCGCGGCCCTCGCGGTGTACGACGTCGACGTGCTCGGCCTGGACCGGCTGGACCGCAGTGTGCTGACGGCCCTGTGCGCGTCCTTCGGTGGCGGCCCGGTCGGGCTCACCACGCTGGCCGTCGCCGTCGGTGAGGAGGCCAGCACCGTCGAGGAGGTGTGCGAGCCGTTCCTGGTCCGGGTGGGCATGCTGGCCCGCACCCGACAGGGTCGGGTGGCCACCCCCGCCGCCTGGGAACACCTCGGCCTCACCCCCCGGCCCGGTTCGCCCGCCGCCCAGGACCCGCTGTTCGATGCCGGTGCCACCGACCAGGACTGA
- the ruvA gene encoding Holliday junction branch migration protein RuvA, giving the protein MISSVRGTVAAIALDHAVIEVGGVGLAVRATPGTLATLRRGDQARLATTLIVREDSLTLFGFASDDARELFELVQSVTGFGAKIALALLAVLEPDQLRRALAAGDTTTLTRAPGVGKRSAERLVLELKDKVGGTAVAAPAGVAPLTGGSVLAWRDQLVDALVGLGFTAKQAEDATATVAGETEDPAVRDGDVGVLLRRALGLLGRSR; this is encoded by the coding sequence GTGATCAGCTCGGTGCGCGGGACGGTCGCCGCCATCGCGCTGGACCACGCCGTCATCGAGGTCGGCGGGGTGGGTCTGGCCGTCCGGGCCACCCCCGGCACCCTGGCCACCCTGCGCCGCGGGGACCAGGCCCGGCTGGCCACCACGCTGATCGTCCGCGAGGACTCCCTCACCCTGTTCGGTTTCGCCTCCGACGACGCCAGGGAGCTGTTCGAGCTGGTCCAGTCGGTGACCGGGTTCGGCGCCAAGATTGCGCTCGCGCTGCTGGCCGTGCTCGAGCCCGACCAGTTGCGGCGGGCCCTGGCCGCCGGCGACACCACCACGCTGACGCGCGCGCCCGGGGTGGGCAAGCGCAGCGCCGAGCGGCTCGTGCTGGAACTCAAGGACAAGGTCGGCGGGACGGCCGTGGCTGCGCCCGCCGGAGTCGCGCCGCTCACCGGGGGATCGGTCCTGGCCTGGCGGGACCAGCTCGTGGACGCCCTGGTCGGGCTGGGGTTCACCGCCAAGCAGGCCGAGGACGCGACAGCCACCGTCGCCGGCGAGACCGAGGACCCCGCCGTCCGGGACGGTGACGTCGGAGTGCTGCTGCGCCGCGCCCTGGGCCTGCTCGGACGGTCCCGATGA
- the ruvC gene encoding crossover junction endodeoxyribonuclease RuvC — MRVLGVDPGLTRCGVGVVDGTAAGLQLVDVSVVRTPSEQDLALRLVTVADHVEAALDRFRPDRVAIERMFTQQNLGTVMGTAHAAGVVALAAARRGIPVAWHTPSEVKAAVSGNGSADKAQVTAMVTRLLRLAVAPRPADAADALALAICHLWRSPLQARIRAHTAVTSPGSHALTELQQAARLRARRTQARLDEARRDQIRQTAARRAALGGGAPEQPRWSS; from the coding sequence GTGCGGGTTTTGGGGGTCGATCCCGGCCTGACCCGCTGCGGGGTCGGGGTCGTCGACGGGACGGCCGCGGGGCTGCAGCTGGTCGACGTGAGCGTGGTGCGGACCCCGTCCGAACAGGACCTGGCCCTGCGCCTGGTCACCGTGGCCGATCACGTCGAGGCCGCGCTCGATCGCTTCCGCCCCGATCGCGTCGCCATCGAGCGGATGTTCACCCAGCAGAACCTGGGCACGGTCATGGGGACGGCGCACGCCGCCGGCGTGGTCGCTCTGGCCGCCGCCCGCCGTGGCATCCCGGTGGCCTGGCACACCCCGAGCGAGGTCAAGGCCGCGGTGTCGGGGAACGGCTCCGCGGACAAGGCCCAGGTCACCGCCATGGTCACCCGGCTGCTCCGGCTCGCCGTGGCGCCCCGCCCGGCCGACGCCGCCGACGCCCTGGCCCTGGCCATCTGCCATCTGTGGCGCTCCCCGCTGCAGGCGCGCATCCGGGCGCACACCGCCGTCACCTCCCCGGGCTCGCATGCGTTGACCGAGCTCCAGCAGGCGGCGCGGTTGCGCGCCCGCCGCACCCAGGCCCGGCTCGACGAGGCCCGCCGCGATCAGATCCGGCAGACCGCCGCCCGGCGGGCCGCCCTGGGCGGCGGCGCCCCCGAGCAGCCGCGGTGGTCGTCGTGA
- a CDS encoding YebC/PmpR family DNA-binding transcriptional regulator — protein MSGHSKWATTKHQKAAKDAKRGKLFAKLIKNIEVAARTGGGDPDGNPTLWDAIQKAKKTSVPNENIDRAVKRGSGADGGGVDYQSITYEGYGPAGVAMMIECLTDNKNRAASEVRVAVTRNGGNMADPGSVAYLFSRKGVVVVPREHNGAEVTEDDLTLAVLEAGAEEVNDTGESFEVISEATDLMAVRTAVKDAGIEYDSADPTFIPSLQVPLDIEAARKYIKLIDAIEELDDVQNVYTNADISDEIAEQLDNE, from the coding sequence ATGTCAGGCCATTCCAAGTGGGCCACCACGAAGCACCAGAAGGCCGCGAAGGACGCCAAGCGCGGCAAGCTGTTCGCGAAGCTGATCAAGAACATCGAGGTCGCGGCGCGGACGGGCGGCGGCGACCCCGACGGCAACCCCACCCTCTGGGACGCCATCCAGAAGGCCAAGAAGACCTCCGTGCCGAACGAGAACATCGACCGCGCCGTGAAGCGCGGGTCCGGCGCCGACGGCGGCGGCGTGGATTACCAGTCCATCACCTACGAGGGCTACGGCCCGGCCGGTGTCGCGATGATGATCGAGTGCCTGACGGACAACAAGAACCGGGCGGCCTCCGAGGTCCGGGTGGCCGTCACCCGCAACGGCGGCAACATGGCCGATCCGGGCAGCGTGGCCTACCTGTTCAGCCGCAAGGGTGTCGTGGTGGTGCCGCGCGAGCACAACGGCGCCGAGGTCACCGAGGACGACCTGACCCTGGCCGTGCTGGAGGCGGGCGCCGAGGAGGTCAACGACACGGGGGAGTCCTTCGAGGTCATCTCGGAGGCCACCGACCTGATGGCCGTGCGTACCGCGGTGAAGGACGCCGGCATCGAGTACGACTCGGCCGACCCCACCTTCATCCCGTCGCTGCAGGTCCCGCTGGACATCGAGGCGGCCCGGAAGTACATCAAGCTCATCGACGCCATCGAGGAGCTCGACGACGTGCAGAACGTCTACACCAACGCCGACATCTCCGACGAGATCGCCGAGCAGCTCGACAACGAGTAG
- a CDS encoding helix-turn-helix domain-containing protein, whose protein sequence is MSAPESPSVRERRLAHELREARVQAGFPAGEVARLLGWSASKVSRIETGRIGISGADLDAVLAVYALSPEHAAHLRRLAPSARTRGWWDAHAESLSPGYAGLLRLEAGSSELRTYCAVLPHALLMTPEYVRRVVGATWQVPSPAETDRRIRVCLRRQEVLPGPDGGPGPNGLTVRAVIDEAVLRRAVGGDDPAADRAVRRGQLRHLLELAARPGVDLRVLPFAAGIPPVSAGSFSVLTSRATARPDVVYLENKTRISFVEADTEVHRYVRDHELLTAMALPRTRSREFLAAVLDEPDDAPELGGEVVEVVGGTRAGT, encoded by the coding sequence ATGAGTGCTCCGGAGTCACCGTCGGTCCGCGAGCGCAGGCTCGCCCACGAGCTGCGGGAAGCCCGGGTCCAGGCGGGCTTCCCGGCCGGCGAGGTCGCCCGTCTGCTGGGGTGGTCCGCGTCCAAGGTGTCCCGGATCGAGACCGGCCGGATCGGCATCTCGGGGGCCGACCTGGACGCCGTCCTCGCCGTGTACGCCTTGTCCCCGGAACACGCCGCCCACCTGCGCCGGCTGGCTCCGTCCGCCCGCACCCGGGGCTGGTGGGACGCGCACGCCGAGTCGTTGTCGCCCGGGTACGCCGGCCTGCTGCGCCTGGAGGCCGGGTCCAGTGAACTGCGTACCTACTGCGCCGTGCTGCCGCATGCCCTGCTGATGACCCCGGAGTACGTGCGCCGGGTCGTCGGTGCCACCTGGCAGGTGCCCTCGCCGGCGGAGACGGATCGCCGGATCCGGGTGTGCCTGCGTCGGCAGGAGGTGCTCCCCGGCCCGGACGGGGGGCCGGGACCGAACGGGCTGACCGTGCGCGCGGTGATCGACGAGGCCGTGCTGCGGCGGGCGGTGGGCGGTGACGACCCGGCCGCCGACCGGGCCGTGCGTCGCGGTCAGCTGCGGCACCTTCTCGAGCTGGCCGCCCGGCCCGGCGTCGACCTGCGGGTCCTGCCGTTCGCCGCGGGCATCCCGCCGGTCAGTGCCGGCTCGTTCTCCGTGCTCACCTCGCGGGCCACGGCCCGGCCCGACGTCGTCTACCTGGAGAACAAGACCCGCATCTCATTCGTCGAGGCGGACACCGAGGTGCACCGCTACGTCCGCGACCACGAACTGCTCACCGCGATGGCCCTGCCCCGCACACGGTCGCGCGAATTCCTCGCCGCGGTGCTCGACGAGCCGGACGATGCCCCGGAGCTGGGCGGGGAGGTCGTCGAGGTCGTCGGGGGGACGCGGGCGGGCACCTAG